A genomic stretch from Solanum stenotomum isolate F172 chromosome 8, ASM1918654v1, whole genome shotgun sequence includes:
- the LOC125872606 gene encoding thylakoid lumenal 15 kDa protein 1, chloroplastic has translation MAILSFCFCCSKLPSNPKLHNLHLSPQTDQATSLVSLKSAEFSRNGFISLSESISRASFLALLSASLFFASDPALAFKGGGPYGAGVTRGQDLTGKDFSGKTLIKQDFKTSILRQANFKGAKLLGASFFDADLTGADLSDADLRGADFSLANVTKVNLSNANLEGALTTGNTSFKGSVIQGADFTDVPLREDQREYLCKFADGVNTVTGNATRETLLCE, from the coding sequence ATGGCGATTCTCAGCTTCTGCTTCTGTTGTTCAAAACTCCCCTCAAATCCAAAACTTCACAATCTCCATCTTTCCCCACAAACTGATCAAGCTACATCACTGGTTTCTCTAAAATCAGCTGAATTTTCGAGAAATGGTTTCATCTCATTAAGCGAATCAATCTCAAGAGCAAGTTTTCTGGCCCTTCTCTCTGCTTCACTCTTCTTTGCTTCAGATCCTGCTTTAGCCTTTAAAGGTGGAGGCCCTTACGGTGCTGGAGTAACAAGAGGCCAAGATCTAACAGGGAAGGATTTTAGTGGTAAAACTTTAATCAAACAAGATTTTAAAACTTCAATACTCAGACAAGCTAATTTTAAAGGTGCGAAGTTACTCGGAGCTAGCTTCTTTGATGCCGATTTAACTGGTGCTGATCTATCTGATGCGGATCTTAGAGGTGCTGATTTCTCCTTAGCTAATGTGACTAAGGTGAATTTAAGCAATGCTAATTTGGAAGGAGCACTTACAACGGGGAATACATCTTTCAAGGGTTCCGTTATACAAGGAGCAGATTTCACCGATGTTCCTCTAAGAGAAGATCAACGGGAATACCTTTGCAAATTTGCTGATGGAGTGAATACAGTTACTGGTAATGCAACACGAGAGACATTGCTTTGCGAATAG